A region of the Stieleria neptunia genome:
GACAGCCTTTTTCAGATCCGCGATGCGGTCCATGCGGGGCGGCGGATCGGCAATCAGTTCATGGCCGCGATCGATCACCGTGCGGGCGACCTTTTTTGCCAAATTGCCGGCCAAGTCATCCAGGTCGCCATCCATCTTGCCTTTCACCGACGCGCCCAGCACGCGACTCGTTTCCGTACCGATCACTTTGGCGACCACGTAGAGTTTGTCGTTCGTTTCCAGAACCGAACCGGCGACCAGGATTCTTGCACCCGTCAATTGGCCGACCTTGGTCGCCGAATTTGGATCCACCATCCCCGAAACATTCAACGTTTGTTCGTCGAGGATCTTGGTCAAATCTTCTCGTTCGACCAAATACAGTTCCGGATGCTCAAGCAACTCGGCGGTCAACAACACGGTGACTTGCTCGCCAAGATCGCTGTTGCCGACGCCGCGCTGTTGAAACGGAAACACCGCCATCGGATAGACGGTCGGATCGGCCGCTGAAAGCCGCGTCAGCCCACCGCTGACCAGCATCAACAGCAAGCAAGGAATCAATAGTCGATTGGTCATGGTAGATCCTGGCGGTCGAGTGGTTGGGTGCGGTGGTGATG
Encoded here:
- a CDS encoding CsgG/HfaB family protein yields the protein MTNRLLIPCLLLMLVSGGLTRLSAADPTVYPMAVFPFQQRGVGNSDLGEQVTVLLTAELLEHPELYLVEREDLTKILDEQTLNVSGMVDPNSATKVGQLTGARILVAGSVLETNDKLYVVAKVIGTETSRVLGASVKGKMDGDLDDLAGNLAKKVARTVIDRGHELIADPPPRMDRIADLKKAVGNQRLPDLSIDVRERHVGQTTIDPAAETELTLYSTEVGFRVLEAREGKQNDADVLLIGEAISEYAARHGDLVSVKARLEVKAVDQESGQVIAIDREVAIGVDLTEQIAGKSALQHAAASIASRLLPKLVKPKHPNKKKKN